Below is a window of Malus domestica chromosome 13, GDT2T_hap1 DNA.
TCTGTTCCATGGCCATATCCTTGTCCATGTTCTTTTCAAGAATCCATCTATAGTGCAGGTATCCCTGCTGAGCTATTACATTTGAATCTCCTTTGTTCTGATTTGAATTCTTATTCAAATGTATGTTGAACCCTTAAAAGCAACATGAGTCAGCAAGTAGTAGGCTAGTGACAAGATCCCCAGATTAGTTGGGTGTGTCCTTTGGCTCATAAATCTCTTTGGATTCACACGGTAAATCTAATTTTGGTTCTATCTATGTTCAATTTATATCTTAATGGTCATACATGATTTCTATTCTGCTTGTAGGGTCCTTCCATTGAAGAGGGCTGCTGAAGAAAAGGCTCAAGCAGAGTGTGCTGCTGCAGCAGCTGGTTTTAAGTCCATGCTTAAAGAGAAAGGAGATATTACTGTTAGTTCTCGTTGGTCCAGGGTAGGTGCATTTTACATCAGCTTGTGGTTTATTTGATGTGTTGAAGAGTCTTCCAGACAATGTACTTCTGGATGCTTTTGGTATAAATTCTACCAGTGTGTCTTCTTTTTGGTCAATCATGAATGTGCATCCagcagtttaaaaaaaaaaaataataataaagtagAATTTTATCCTTAAGCAATAACTTCattattaattttgtttgtgttaGTTGTTTCAATTTATTCTCCCTTTCATTTTAAAATGTAAATGATACAGgttaagaaattttttattaaaaaaactttTGAATGTATGAGATACTTGGTGTGCTAGAAAATTTATATGAACTTATTTTATGTTGGGGACTTTATGTAGGTGAAAGATAGTCTGCGGAATGACCCAAGGTACAAAAATGTTAGGCATGAGGATAGGGAAGTTTTATTCAATCAGTATATATCAGGACTAAAAGCTGTGGAAGAGGAAGCAGAACGAGAGGCAAAAGCTAAACGTGACGAGCAGGTAAAAATTGTGCATCTGCATTTGTTAGGAACTCCCTCatcctcttccttcctctttTCTTTCTGTCTGTATAAGTGAATGGGACCTATAAGGAAACGTTTATTAGAAGAAGGAAATAGGTAATGATAAATTTACTTGATGAGAAAGGCTCTCCGCCTTTCCCACCTACTCTTCAATTTTGTTCGAAAGAAAATATGTATGCATAACATATATCTGTCACTTCAGATGGTGTGTTGGTGGGGATTTTGAGAATTAGTTCTTCAAAACAGTTGACAAAAAACCTAAATGATCTGTAAAAAGAGAGAATAAAACTGTATTGCATCTAGGAGTGTGTACTTCAAAAAAGAAAGCTAAAGATTTTGTTTCCCTTGGCTTTCAGGAAAAACTGAGGGAAAGGGAACGAGAACTGCGGAAGCGGAAGGAAagagaagagcaagaaacagagAGGGTGCGACTGAAAGTTCGCAGGAAGGAGGCAGTTGCTACTTTTCAAGCTTTACTTGTGGAAACAATTAAAGATCCTCAGGTATTATCTTTTGTTCACTTGGGTTTTAGCTTCATTAGCTTAAGCTACGCATCTGCTATGAATTTCTGCACATTTACTATGGTATGGTGTGGTGTATCGTGTGTTGATAGATTATTAAACCTTTTGGCTTATCATGTACTCAGGCATCTTGGACAGGCTCTAAGCCTAAATTGGAGAAGGATCCGCAAAGGCGTGCAGCCAACCCTGATTTAGATCCATCTGACATGGATAAGCTCTTCCGGGAACATGTAAAGATGCTAAACGAGGTAATATATAATCCAGTGcttcaatctatttcaattttgttttcattgttaaaaaaaatcttcttGTTTATAACTTGTTCCAGTTAAAAAATGCtgcttttgtaattttttacttTATTGGTTTGGCTTTTCCAGCGATGTGCACATGAGTTCAGAACTCTGTTGGCCGAAGTCTTGACTGCAGAAGCAGCGTCCCAAGAGACAGAAGATGGAAAAACAGTTCTTAATTCGTGGTCAACAGCTAAACGTATTCTAAGGACGGATCCCAGATACGACAAGACGCCAAGAAAAGAGAGGGAAGTTTTGTGGAGACGATATTCTGAGGAGATGCTGCGGAAGCAAAAGTCAGCAGTTGGTCGTAAGGAAGATAGGAAAACAGATGCTAAAAGTAGAAGTTCTATCGATGCTGGGAGGAATCCCTATGGATCTAGGGGTACTCACGATCGGCGATGATGTTTTTGGTTAAAGCTTAGAGACTGGAACTTCAAGTTAATTTCCCCTAGTCCTCGTAATTTTGACTCGAGTAGGACGGGTGACGGCTCGAGCACCAAAACGACACTTCTGTATTATACGAATTATATCGAGGTGATTAAGCTGATGTTGCTAGGTTTCTTGGTCGAATAGTTGCTGTTGCCCATAAATTTATGTCCAATTTGCCTTCTCAGTTCTCACTAAACCGATCCTTCTCAGTTGCCTCCGAATCTTTTACGTTTCCCTCtttttgtaatatatatatattttcacttaATACATATCCCCCTTGAATTTTGAGTCTTTCAACTTCTGAGAAGggcaaaaagaaataaaactaatgaaaatgatttgaaaattttgagttttaatggtaaggataaaataaaaggtaaagtgaatagtatcatgattgattttttagtataaaaatgtgatttttcgttaaaataaacagtatcccagagcttttcgttaaagtttccaaaAAGAATGCTTTGGTAGGAAAAGTCACAAGTACTTATGAGTCGCAGAATCACTTGTCGAACAAGCGCATGGCAAATGCCTTGTTAGGATACGCTTGAATTTTTAGCAAAACGAGCGGAAGTTTCCTACAATCATTACCAAAGGtgtgatatttttgttttaatattaaAGAACTATCAACTGCATATTCTGAAAAGAAGAAAGCTTGGCTTATGAAAAAATCAACAGCAACTCCTGCTGCTAATGAATCAAGGGTGGACACGTATTCAAATtgtgattaaaaaattaattacttgGACACATGTTTACCTGTTATTCGTTAAGCTGCCGTTGATTTTTCAGCAACCAAGCTCTGGTCGAAAATGAGAAAGCTTGGCTGCTGAAAAGGTATCCAACAAAGTTTTTGATTGATCACAATATCATATTAATGCtcagcaaaaagaaaaacatatcaACCAAGCTCTGTTCGAAAATGGGAAAGCTTGGCTGCTGAAAAGGGATCCAACAAAGTTTTTGATTGATCACAATATCATATTAATACccagcaaaaagaaaaacatatcaTATGATTAGTATAGTACTTTCCTTTCATTGAAAAATTATGAGATATTTTTCACTGAACTCAGAATATAGAGTGCGACACATGTTATTACATAATTGGAGAAAAATGTATATGCAGGGGTTATGATTATCTCCTCTACTCTTTCTATCTCCTCATTTCacattctttattttgtctttctctttctatacaaaattaatataagatgttgacgtgtcTTAACCGTGATAATTCAAATAGGAGGGgtgggaaaaaaaagaagaagagagaattcTATGCGGTATATAGATCTcgaaatttaaattcatttaaaaaaaattctaaaaaattatccagataaaagaaaaattactgttattagaaaaaaaaactataatgaTTGATTTAGGGTAATACaatacaaaatttacaaaatccgATGACAGGTGCTAAAGTAGTGGATGAAGCTGGAGCGCCAGTTTCAAAAATTAGGGCTTccagtctctctctcttctgatCCTTCTAATCTTCTCCCGCAGTTTGCGATTGCTGATTAGGGTTCGCTGGAGGAGATTGTGCAATCGCACAGTTGTGTTGAGTGTTTCCCCTTTCAGAGGCTCAAGGTTCGCGGCCCCTGTCGGGGACTCAGGTAAGGTAGATTTCGTTCCGACGATTTggaatttgaaaattgaaatttggaaGTACTGATATTATAACATTTCACTTTGTATAACGCTCCGAAAATCCATGGATGCCTTTATTTTTGTGTTCTGCTTGTTTCGTGTCGATTAATTGATTGAAGAGGAGTTTCTGCAACAAGGGTTTTATCATAATTCTTTAGGGATTTGATTGAGCAGTGTTATATTCCGCAATGGATTCTATGCATTTTTCTCCTTGGTTTGCTTTGCTGCGTTCAATCTTTTGCACAAGGATATGTCTTTTGTGTTTACAATGTGTATCTTTGAAAATTTCGATACAACTAGTTAGCCTGTTTTACTGAAAAGTAATCTGTTTTGTGAAGGATTGGAGTTGGGTTTCCGCTTAATCGAATTTCATGATAGTGGAGCTATATGGCAACCTATACAGGAAAAGGAGCCCCCTCAAATGGGTCTGTTTATGTTTGCAATCTGCCTGAGGGAACTGATGAAAATATGTTGGCTGAACATTTTGGCACCATTGGGTTGTTAAAGGTAGTGATTTTTACCGTTTATTCTTTAACCGACCTTCTGTATAAATGTCTTTGTATATCTGGAAAACTCATCAGCTTCTCCTGTGTTTCTCTTTTTAATCTTGCTTTCTACCATTTAGAAAGACAAGCGAACAGGTCGACCGAAAATTTGGCTATACCGAGACAAATTGACCAACGAGCCTAAGGGAGATGCTACTGTAACGTATGAAGATCCACATGCTGCATCAGCTGCCGTTGAATGGTTTAACAACAAGGAATTCCATGGTAATACCATTGGGGTTTTTATAGCCGAGTCCAAAAGCAAAGATGATCAGACTCATAACTCTGTGGTTGATCCAAGTTTTGGCGGTGATCTTGATGGACCAGAGGAAGCTGCTCAGGATACGAATGGGGGTGGTGGTGGTCGAGGTCGAGGTGATTCTACTGGGAAAGCATGGCAACAAGAAGGAGACTGGACGTGTCCAAATACAAGGTCTGTGATGTGACATTGGTGAGCAGCTCTTTCTTGCACTTTTGTTGGCATTTTCATTCTTAAATGTAAAGTTTATTCAGTAATAGCTTCTCATACTCTTTTTCTAACAGCTGTGCCAATGTGAATTTTGCATTTCGTGGTGTGTGCAATCGCTGTGGAAGTGCTCGACCAACTGGAGCTTCTGGTGGCGCAGGGAGTGGTGGTCGTGGTAGGGGTCGTGGCGTTGATGCTGGGGGCCGTGGTGGTCCTGTTGGTGCTCCTACAGGTGGACTCTTTGGTCCAAATGACTGGCCGTGTCCAATGTAAGACTGTTTTATTCGTCCTCCCCTCCCCCGTTTTAAGCCActtctttctttattattattgttgttgttgtcgtcgttgtttttaagtttcagtCCCAAGTTTTGTCACGTATTTTTATATTCTGTTAATGACGTGGAATTAGTAGAAACATGATTTCTTGGTTTTTTTAAAGGACCTTTTATTCCATTCTCTtgtggttttgattttcttcacattcttacAAATCTATTATCATATTGCGAGGTTGTGGAAGTTAGGTAGTATCTTGCATCAACCTTGGTTAATATGTTGCCTACTTGCTAGGACAGAGAGATTTTATGCGTTAACTATTTTATGTAGCATTATAAGTTGGCCAAGTTCGATGGGTATATTTGCACTAGCCTACTAATTGATGGTATTTGGATATAAATATTCATTCCGTAAGCAAACTCTATTTTGTTTGGGTTTAGCAGTATCATAGAAATGTCATTTAAATGCGTGTATTATTGTTCACACTGCCTTGATTCTTCTTTTGTTTCAGGTGTGCCAACATCAATTGGGCAAAGCGTACAAAATGCAATATATGCAACACAAATAAACCAGGTCACAATGAAGGGGGTGTAAGGTATTGCATTACTATTACTTTAACCTATGCTTCTGTCAGTTGCCAATCAATTGCTGGTATCCATTGTGCGGGAAGATGGTGTAATACTGATAGTACGTAAATATAAATATGTACAGTCTTGGTCTTGTCATTGATTCTTATCTATTTATGTCCATACCTAAATGTGTTGAACCATCCTGTTTCCCCTCCCCCCACAACCCAAAGGGGggaaaaatcaattttgaaTAAAAGCCATACGCTATTGTATTTTGTGTAAGAAAATTTGATCATACTTTCTTCTCCTTCTAAAAAAGTTAATTGGTCTGTTTCACACACTAAAGGGATCCACTTTCTTTACTctgcccctttttttttcttaaactcTCGTATTTCTATCTAGCTGAAGAATTAGATGCACACCGGTGGTGGTTAATGAAGAAAGCAGTATGCTGGTTTTTCCTCTTTTCTTAGGTTATCTCTAGATTCTCTACTTTTATTAGAAATATTTTTCAGTCTCTATTGAAACATTCTCGTGAGTTTTATAGAGATATACTGATTTTTCTTTAAATCTATTTGACAGGGGGGGACGTGGTGGTGGTTACAAGGAACTTGATGAAGAAGAATTAGAGGAAATCAAGCGACGTCGGCGGGAGGCAGAAGAAGTAAGATTTATATGCATAAGCATTATTTGAACATACATATCTTTTGTTCTGGTTTAGAATTGATTTTGTACCATTCTCAGGATGATGGAGAGATGTATGATGAGTTTGGCAACCTCAAGAAAAAATTTCGCGCTAAAACACAGCTAGAAGAAAC
It encodes the following:
- the LOC103451477 gene encoding transcription initiation factor TFIID subunit 15 — translated: MATYTGKGAPSNGSVYVCNLPEGTDENMLAEHFGTIGLLKKDKRTGRPKIWLYRDKLTNEPKGDATVTYEDPHAASAAVEWFNNKEFHGNTIGVFIAESKSKDDQTHNSVVDPSFGGDLDGPEEAAQDTNGGGGGRGRGDSTGKAWQQEGDWTCPNTSCANVNFAFRGVCNRCGSARPTGASGGAGSGGRGRGRGVDAGGRGGPVGAPTGGLFGPNDWPCPMCANINWAKRTKCNICNTNKPGHNEGGVRGGRGGGYKELDEEELEEIKRRRREAEEDDGEMYDEFGNLKKKFRAKTQLEETGRALPGAGRAGWEVEEIGGRERNRERGREHDDRPSSKNRDRDDGYRRRSRSRERERDRGRDRPRDHDYDREKEYGRERERDRDRDRHRHRY